The Thermotoga sp. Ku-13t DNA segment AACTCAGCGTAACGGTTCTTACAACCGGATAAACGACGAACACAGCTATCAACGTGAAAGCCGGCAGCAGAAAGAATACAACGTACTTTGCCCTGGCCCTCATCCGATCACTTCTTTGGTGCCTTCTCCTGCAACGTTTTGATAACTTCGTTCAGCCTGTCCGGAGCCACCCAGAGTAATTTGAGCTGATCCCAGAACGCTGGCTGAAATTCCCCACCAATTGAATCATCCAGATCTGGCAGCATGGCCACACCCTGCACGATCTTCGCAACCTCTCTGTCGACGGGTGGATACACAGACAGATCGATGCCAATGGCAGTAGCAATGTGCCCACCCTGTTTCACCTGCATTGCCTGTCCTTCTGGACCGCAAAGCCAGGCGATCAGCTTCTTCGCTTCCTCAGGATACTGCGTGTACTTCGGAACGAACGCGTAATCTGCTCCGAACACCACGCCAGCCGCTCCTGGAAGGGCAAACACACCGAGGTCGTTTGGATCGTCGACCATACCCGTGATCCAGCTTCCCATGAAGTAGAGTGCGTAATCACCGTTCCACCACTGTTTCAATACGAGTGTCCATTCTGTAGGCTCACCGAAGTGTTTGTTCTTGAGGAGTGTGACAAGCTTGTTCATACCCTTCATGACCAGGTTGCTGTCCCAGCGCACTTTGTTCTCGATGAGATCGAGCTGCAGTTCAGGACCACCGAAGGTGATCAAGAAATGTTCCGTGACATCCGACAGAGGCCAGCCAACACCGTCGCCACTCGCAATGGGGGCTTTGATGTTCGGAATCCTCTTGATCTTTTCGAGCAACTCCACAAACTCATCCCACGTTCTCGGTGGTGTGAGGTTGTACTTTTCGAAGAAGGATTTTCTGTACCAGAAACCCGGTTTGACCTTTCCGGTGTACGCAGCTCCATAGAGCTGGTTGCCAACCTTCACCGCATCCAGTGCACCAGGCAGATACTTGGATTCATCGATGACACCGTTGAGCGGGAGGATGTGACCTCTCTGTCCGTATTCTTTTATGAAGCTGGCCCACATGAATATGACATCTCCCGGTGCTTTCTTCGCGGCGAACTGAGCTGGTAACAGGTTCGCCAGATCTTCCGCCCTGTAGATCTTGTACTCGATCTTTATACCCGTTTGTTTCTCGAACTCCTGAAGCACGGGCATGAAATTTTCCATTTCCGGACCGGCCCATGGACCTATGACGGTGAGCGTTGTAGCACTCAGAATAACAACGAAGAGCAGAATCGATACGATCAACAGCCTTTTCATACCAGCACCCCCTCCACTTTGGGTATTTTCTTCGTAACATGAATTAAGTCTATAGAAATAATACCACCTTACCTGTAACATGTCAAGCTGGTGGGTGTTCACATGGAACGGACCAGGTCTGTTTTTCTTGCACGTTTATCCAAATCTTTGCTGAGCGATGACGGAAATTGTATTCGATTCTGAAATATTCACAGCCATCCTTTTCTGGTTGGGAAAATGGATTCCGCAGGGGAACATGAATCACCTCGGGTTGAGGAGATGTAAAATACTATGGAATCTCTCGGGGGATGAAAGTATGAACCGAACAGGATGGCTCATCAATCTTTTTCTCATAGCGGGCATACTGGTGATGTTCATCGCGTCTGGTTCGTTTCGAGAGCGCGAAGATGAAATTGTCTGGGCACGTTTCGTCGGGGCGGTGAACAGGGACATAGCCTACGATCTGGCAGTGCTGGACGATGGCATTGTGATGGTCGGCTGGACATCGACCACGAAGGATATGAGTGATCAAAATGCCATGCTTGCGAAGTTCTCGAAGGATGGAAAACTTTCCTGGAACAGGGTGATAGGTTCAACGGGCACCGAAGGTGCCAACTGTGTTGAGAGGACCAGCGATGGTGGGTTCATCGTGGGTGCGATCAGTAACTCTGAGGATGGTGAAATCCCCGCGCAATTTGGCGCTCAGGATGTATGGCTCATGAAGTACGATTCACAGGGAAATTTGCTGTGGAAACGCTGTTACGGAACGCAGGCTTACGAATCGGTGTTCGATGTGCTGGAAGACGATAGTTACGTTTTCGTTGGATACACCACTTGTGCGGGCGATGAAGACGTCTGGGTGGTGAAAGTGAGCAGAGATGGAGAAGTTCTGTGGCAGAGAACTTTTGACGGCGGCAATTGGGACTGTGGGTTCGCCATCGATAAGGCGCAGGATGCTTACTACGTCGCTGGCCTCACGAAATCGAGCGAAACCAGCGTTGACACTGCCAGTACCTCCGCCGATATGTGGATCCTGAAGCTGTCAAAAGACGGCGAGTTGCTGTGGCAGAGAAAGCTTGGTGGTGCAGATTGGGATCAGGCGAACGATCTTC contains these protein-coding regions:
- a CDS encoding ABC transporter substrate-binding protein, which codes for MKRLLIVSILLFVVILSATTLTVIGPWAGPEMENFMPVLQEFEKQTGIKIEYKIYRAEDLANLLPAQFAAKKAPGDVIFMWASFIKEYGQRGHILPLNGVIDESKYLPGALDAVKVGNQLYGAAYTGKVKPGFWYRKSFFEKYNLTPPRTWDEFVELLEKIKRIPNIKAPIASGDGVGWPLSDVTEHFLITFGGPELQLDLIENKVRWDSNLVMKGMNKLVTLLKNKHFGEPTEWTLVLKQWWNGDYALYFMGSWITGMVDDPNDLGVFALPGAAGVVFGADYAFVPKYTQYPEEAKKLIAWLCGPEGQAMQVKQGGHIATAIGIDLSVYPPVDREVAKIVQGVAMLPDLDDSIGGEFQPAFWDQLKLLWVAPDRLNEVIKTLQEKAPKK